In a single window of the Amycolatopsis sp. cg5 genome:
- a CDS encoding phosphopantetheine-binding protein — translation MDIELVRGRVAELAGEAPESIGLDDNLFELGLDSIQLMRLAGEIRRTGVKIGFAELAANPTLRAWGALTGSPVEELPEPEYTGDVFPLGLMQHAYWVGRDSGQPLGGVAAHLYVEFDGEALDPERLRAALRKLVARHDMLRVRLTDNGEQLVAAEAEPALTVHSESTVDDLAATRSRLSHQLMDIEAGQVFTAELSRLPGGGSRLHFDIDMVAADAVSYRLLLSELAGFYADPSLELPPIGYSYRRYRLSRPQPAPADVAWWQERLPRLPLGPALPAADGATPAVKRRHFTITPAEYDALRSAARRRGLTPAAVLAAAFAEVIGRWSASQHFLLNVPLFDRDPVHPDITAVAGDFSNSILVEIDLREPRTFADLAAAVQSRMHADAAHASYPGLQVLRDLGRRERRQVLAPVVFTSALNLGDLFDDTVRRTFGSPVWIISQGPQVLLDAQVTELDGGVLVNWDSREERFPDGVLDEMFAAFERLAVAPDWDKLTERRAHTVDQARAPERQAIAPRTDLEKVLALVFAEVLNTGEVSVTDDLFALGGDSVMASTIVARIRDGLDTTAVTVRTLFSAPTVAELAGHMLAAEARPGQLAAAAEVFLEIDGLTDSEVLAQLEA, via the coding sequence ATGGACATCGAACTCGTACGCGGCCGGGTGGCCGAGCTGGCAGGCGAAGCCCCGGAGTCGATCGGCCTCGACGACAACCTGTTCGAACTCGGGCTCGACTCCATCCAGCTCATGCGGCTGGCAGGAGAAATTCGCCGCACGGGCGTCAAAATCGGGTTCGCCGAACTCGCCGCCAACCCGACGCTGCGGGCTTGGGGCGCGCTGACCGGCAGCCCGGTCGAGGAGCTGCCCGAACCCGAGTACACCGGCGACGTCTTCCCGCTCGGCCTGATGCAGCACGCCTATTGGGTCGGCCGCGACAGCGGTCAGCCTTTGGGCGGGGTGGCCGCTCATCTCTACGTCGAGTTCGACGGCGAGGCGCTCGACCCGGAACGGCTGCGTGCCGCGCTGCGCAAGCTGGTCGCCAGGCACGACATGCTGCGCGTCCGGCTCACCGACAACGGCGAGCAGCTGGTCGCCGCCGAGGCCGAGCCCGCGCTGACCGTCCACAGTGAATCCACAGTGGACGATCTGGCGGCGACCAGGAGTCGCCTTTCCCATCAGCTCATGGACATCGAGGCTGGTCAGGTGTTCACCGCCGAGCTGAGCCGGTTGCCCGGCGGCGGTTCGCGGCTGCACTTCGACATCGACATGGTCGCCGCAGACGCCGTCAGCTACCGCCTGCTCCTGTCCGAGCTGGCCGGGTTCTATGCCGATCCGTCACTCGAACTGCCGCCGATCGGCTACAGCTATCGCCGCTACCGCCTGTCGCGCCCGCAGCCCGCGCCCGCCGACGTGGCCTGGTGGCAGGAACGCTTGCCGCGACTGCCACTCGGCCCGGCGCTGCCTGCCGCGGACGGGGCGACGCCAGCGGTGAAGCGCAGGCATTTCACGATCACCCCGGCCGAATACGACGCGCTCAGGTCGGCCGCGCGACGCCGCGGCCTCACCCCCGCCGCGGTGCTGGCGGCCGCGTTCGCCGAGGTCATCGGCCGCTGGAGCGCGTCGCAGCACTTCCTGCTCAACGTCCCGCTGTTCGACCGCGACCCGGTGCACCCGGACATCACCGCCGTCGCGGGCGACTTCAGCAACTCGATACTCGTCGAGATCGACCTGCGTGAGCCCCGGACGTTCGCCGACCTCGCCGCCGCGGTCCAGTCGCGGATGCACGCCGACGCCGCGCACGCGTCCTACCCCGGCTTGCAGGTGCTGCGTGACCTCGGCAGGCGCGAGCGCAGGCAGGTGCTCGCGCCGGTCGTGTTCACCAGCGCGCTCAACCTCGGCGACCTGTTCGACGACACCGTCCGGCGGACGTTCGGCAGTCCGGTGTGGATCATCTCGCAGGGCCCGCAGGTGCTGCTCGACGCGCAGGTCACCGAGCTCGACGGCGGCGTGCTCGTGAACTGGGACTCCCGCGAGGAGCGCTTCCCCGACGGCGTGCTCGACGAGATGTTCGCCGCGTTCGAGCGGCTCGCCGTCGCACCCGACTGGGACAAGCTCACCGAGCGGCGAGCCCATACGGTCGACCAGGCGCGAGCACCCGAGCGGCAGGCGATCGCGCCTCGCACCGATCTGGAGAAGGTGCTCGCGCTGGTGTTCGCGGAAGTGCTGAACACCGGCGAGGTCAGCGTGACCGACGACCTGTTCGCGCTCGGCGGCGACTCGGTGATGGCGTCCACGATCGTCGCCAGGATCCGCGACGGCCTCGACACCACCGCGGTGACCGTCCGCACCCTGTTCAGCGCGCCGACCGTCGCCGAACTCGCCGGGCACATGCTCGCCGCGGAGGCGCGGCCTGGCCAGCTCGCGGCCGCGGCCGAGGTGTTCCTGGAAATCGACGGCTTGACCGATAGTGAAGTCCTTGCCCAGCTGGAAGCCTGA
- a CDS encoding amino acid adenylation domain-containing protein: protein MGELGKTVHARFETVARQAFRRTAVVHGTERLTYGELDRRANRLAHHLIGLGARPGTIVGLTLGRGAELIVAMLAVLKAGAAYLPIDPAYPAERIASTLADAKPITVLTDGAEHDLPPGLPETAPAGRGVEPLDCAYVIYTSGSTGRPKGVQVTHRNLLALLDAAREVFDFSPDDVWTMFHSAAFDFSVWEIWGPLLTGGSTVVVGKETAWSPPDFARLLRDEKVTVLSQTPSAFYQLMPVAGPQPSLRTVVFGGEALDVGRLAPWHQRHGKPLLVNMYGITETTVHVTWLPLRPDTPAGSPIGAPLPGFTAHLLDDRLAPVPDGSIGELYVGGDQVARGYLGKPGLTSGRFVANPFGDGRLYRTGDLARREADGLRFEGRADSQVKIRGFRIELGEVESALIACRGVSGAAVSVRDDTLVAYLVGDEIRIPDVRARLAETLPAHMVPAHYVVLDRLPLTPNKKLDRAALPSPISDKTAARRELLRRKLAVIAEGAS from the coding sequence GTGGGGGAATTGGGAAAGACGGTGCATGCCCGGTTCGAAACCGTGGCACGCCAGGCATTCCGCCGGACAGCCGTGGTGCACGGGACCGAGCGGCTCACCTACGGGGAGCTGGACCGCCGGGCCAACCGGCTCGCGCATCACCTGATCGGCCTAGGCGCCAGGCCGGGCACGATCGTCGGGCTGACGCTCGGCCGCGGCGCGGAGCTCATCGTCGCGATGCTCGCGGTGCTCAAGGCCGGGGCCGCGTATCTGCCGATCGACCCGGCGTATCCCGCCGAGCGGATCGCCTCGACGCTCGCGGACGCGAAACCGATCACGGTGCTCACCGACGGCGCGGAACACGATCTGCCGCCGGGCCTGCCCGAAACCGCGCCCGCCGGCCGCGGCGTCGAGCCGCTCGACTGCGCGTACGTGATCTACACGTCCGGCTCGACCGGCCGTCCCAAGGGCGTCCAGGTGACGCACCGCAACCTTCTCGCGCTGCTCGACGCGGCCCGCGAGGTCTTCGACTTCTCCCCCGACGACGTGTGGACGATGTTCCACTCGGCCGCGTTCGACTTCTCCGTCTGGGAGATCTGGGGTCCGCTGCTGACCGGCGGCAGCACGGTCGTCGTCGGCAAGGAGACCGCGTGGTCGCCGCCGGACTTCGCGCGGTTGCTGCGGGACGAAAAGGTGACCGTGCTCAGCCAGACGCCGTCGGCGTTCTATCAACTGATGCCGGTCGCTGGCCCGCAGCCGTCGCTGCGCACCGTCGTGTTCGGCGGTGAGGCGCTCGACGTCGGCAGGCTCGCCCCCTGGCACCAGCGGCACGGGAAACCCTTGCTGGTCAACATGTACGGCATCACCGAGACCACCGTGCACGTCACCTGGCTGCCACTGCGGCCGGACACCCCGGCGGGCAGCCCGATCGGCGCGCCGCTGCCAGGGTTCACCGCCCATCTGCTCGACGACCGGCTCGCGCCGGTCCCCGACGGCTCGATCGGTGAGCTGTACGTCGGCGGCGACCAGGTCGCCCGCGGCTACCTGGGTAAACCGGGGCTGACCTCGGGCCGGTTCGTCGCGAACCCGTTCGGCGACGGCAGGCTGTACCGCACCGGCGACCTCGCCAGGCGTGAGGCGGACGGCCTGCGTTTCGAAGGTCGCGCCGATTCCCAGGTCAAGATCCGCGGCTTCCGCATCGAACTCGGCGAGGTCGAGTCGGCGCTCATCGCCTGCCGCGGCGTCAGCGGCGCGGCGGTCAGCGTCCGCGACGACACCCTGGTGGCCTATCTCGTCGGCGACGAGATCCGGATACCGGACGTCCGTGCCAGGCTCGCCGAGACGCTGCCCGCGCACATGGTGCCGGCGCACTACGTCGTGCTCGACCGGCTTCCCTTGACCCCCAACAAGAAACTCGACCGGGCGGCGCTGCCGTCCCCGATCTCGGACAAGACCGCCGCGCGCCGCGAACTGCTCCGGCGCAAGCTGGCGGTCATCGCGGAAGGCGCCTCGTGA
- a CDS encoding FecCD family ABC transporter permease: protein MRGTRSRMLAGISALAVVLVGCCFASLALGSQPIPLGTVVDALLRPQTIESHIVVRSLRVPRTELGVLAGVALGLAGALTQAHTRNPLADPGVLGVSAGAAFFVVVGIYVFGISTLYGYIWFAFAGAIVASAGVFAIGSARGGGVTPVRLVLAGAAVTALLNALTSALVINDEQTLNAFRFWSVGALEGRDAAVVGEVVWFVVLGAVLALAGARGLNALALGEDMARSLGQHIPRTRVLGLVAITLLVGAATAACGPIAFVGLVVPHAVRAFTGPDYRWLLPFSALAGAILLLVADVLGRVLARPQELQVGIVVAVLGAPFFVLLVRRRRVGAL, encoded by the coding sequence ATGCGCGGCACGCGGTCACGCATGCTGGCGGGGATCTCGGCACTGGCCGTCGTGCTGGTGGGGTGTTGTTTCGCGTCGCTCGCACTGGGGTCACAGCCCATTCCGCTGGGCACCGTCGTGGACGCGCTGCTGCGTCCGCAGACGATCGAGTCGCACATCGTCGTGCGCTCGTTGCGTGTCCCACGGACTGAACTCGGGGTGCTCGCCGGTGTCGCGCTGGGACTCGCGGGCGCGCTGACGCAGGCGCACACCCGCAACCCGCTGGCCGATCCGGGCGTGCTCGGCGTCAGCGCGGGTGCCGCTTTCTTCGTGGTGGTCGGCATTTACGTGTTCGGGATCAGCACGCTCTACGGCTACATCTGGTTCGCGTTCGCGGGCGCGATCGTGGCGAGCGCCGGGGTCTTCGCGATCGGGTCCGCGCGCGGCGGTGGCGTGACGCCCGTGCGGCTGGTCCTCGCCGGCGCCGCCGTGACCGCGTTGCTCAACGCGCTGACGTCGGCACTGGTGATCAACGACGAGCAGACGCTGAACGCGTTCCGCTTCTGGTCGGTCGGCGCGCTGGAAGGGCGTGACGCGGCCGTCGTCGGCGAGGTCGTCTGGTTCGTCGTGCTCGGCGCGGTGCTCGCGCTCGCCGGCGCGCGCGGGCTGAACGCGCTCGCGCTCGGCGAGGACATGGCGAGGTCGCTGGGGCAGCACATCCCGCGGACCAGGGTGCTCGGACTGGTCGCGATCACCTTGCTGGTCGGCGCGGCGACCGCCGCGTGCGGGCCGATCGCGTTCGTCGGACTGGTGGTGCCGCACGCGGTGCGGGCCTTCACCGGGCCGGATTATCGTTGGCTGCTGCCGTTTTCGGCGCTCGCGGGCGCGATCTTGCTGCTGGTGGCCGACGTGCTCGGCCGGGTACTCGCCCGCCCGCAGGAGCTGCAGGTCGGCATCGTGGTCGCGGTGCTCGGCGCGCCGTTCTTCGTGCTGCTGGTGCGGCGCAGGCGGGTGGGGGCGCTGTGA
- a CDS encoding FecCD family ABC transporter permease, translating to MTAGTIRARPVAVTGLGLIALVLLAAVNLGFGSFHLGLTDVLGVLVGAGDPADELVVLDLRMPRTLTGALVGGALAVAGAITQSIFRNPLASPDVAGVTAGASVGAVFAVTFGAGAAVPGAALAGGLLTALVVYLLSWDRRGHGLGLRLVLVGIGVNAALVAVATWLLTIANIGEASRAVIWLTGSLNARGWENVVPVAIASAVLVPAALAGTSTLGVLRFDDDVAKGLGLRLSTARGGLLLIAVALAAVATSAAGPIPFVALVVPQIAHRLARGARPPLAATYVLGAAVTVGADTVSRLLSDTAVLPVGLVTAALGAPFLIYLLVRAKGNHG from the coding sequence GTGACCGCGGGGACGATCCGGGCGCGGCCGGTCGCGGTCACCGGGCTCGGCCTGATCGCACTCGTGCTGCTGGCCGCGGTGAACCTGGGCTTCGGCAGCTTCCACCTCGGTCTCACCGACGTGCTCGGTGTGCTCGTCGGCGCCGGTGATCCGGCCGACGAGCTGGTCGTGCTCGACCTGCGCATGCCGAGGACGCTGACCGGCGCGCTCGTCGGCGGGGCGCTGGCCGTCGCGGGCGCCATCACGCAGTCGATCTTCCGGAACCCGTTGGCCAGCCCCGATGTCGCCGGGGTGACCGCGGGCGCGAGCGTCGGCGCGGTGTTCGCGGTGACGTTCGGCGCCGGCGCCGCCGTGCCGGGCGCCGCGCTGGCGGGCGGCCTGCTGACCGCGCTGGTCGTCTACCTGCTGTCGTGGGATCGCAGAGGCCACGGCCTCGGGTTGCGGCTGGTGCTGGTGGGCATCGGCGTCAACGCCGCGCTGGTCGCGGTCGCGACGTGGCTGCTCACCATCGCCAACATCGGCGAGGCGAGCCGGGCGGTCATCTGGCTCACCGGCAGCCTCAACGCCCGTGGCTGGGAGAACGTCGTCCCCGTCGCGATCGCGTCGGCGGTGCTGGTGCCCGCCGCGCTGGCGGGCACCAGCACCTTGGGCGTGCTGCGTTTCGACGACGATGTCGCGAAAGGACTCGGCCTGCGGCTGAGCACCGCGCGGGGCGGGCTGCTGCTGATCGCGGTCGCGCTCGCGGCGGTCGCGACCTCGGCGGCCGGGCCGATCCCGTTCGTCGCGCTGGTCGTGCCCCAGATCGCGCACCGGCTCGCGCGCGGCGCGCGGCCGCCGCTGGCGGCGACCTATGTGCTGGGCGCGGCGGTCACGGTCGGCGCGGACACCGTTTCGAGGCTCCTGTCGGACACCGCGGTGCTGCCGGTGGGGCTGGTCACGGCCGCGCTCGGCGCGCCCTTCCTGATCTATTTGTTGGTACGCGCGAAAGGAAATCATGGCTGA
- a CDS encoding siderophore-interacting protein, with amino-acid sequence MADLHYWPAEIRRITEPTPRTRRVTFGGLENFPNVGPDQYFKLFLPLTGQTEPRLPEPIADGDVRAWYLSYLAMPDEVRPPMRTFTVRRHHPADGEIDVDFIVHEHGAAQRWLREVKPGDKVTLLGANALYGPPADTEWQLLIGDETAVPALGAIIESLPAGTRARVFASVRGAGEELKWDTEAEVDTTWLPGGDLLAAVRAATDLPEGRCYAWVSGEASMVRDVRRHLVGDRAFPKNTITFTGYWRLGKTEEQASREAMENGTTDEDD; translated from the coding sequence ATGGCTGACCTCCACTACTGGCCCGCGGAAATCCGCCGGATCACCGAGCCGACGCCACGCACCCGCCGGGTGACCTTCGGCGGGCTCGAGAACTTCCCGAACGTCGGACCGGACCAGTACTTCAAGCTCTTCCTGCCGTTGACAGGCCAGACCGAGCCGCGCCTACCGGAGCCGATCGCCGACGGCGACGTCCGCGCCTGGTACCTCAGCTATCTCGCGATGCCGGACGAGGTCCGCCCGCCGATGCGCACGTTCACCGTCCGCAGGCACCACCCCGCCGACGGCGAGATCGACGTCGACTTCATCGTGCACGAGCACGGCGCGGCCCAGCGGTGGCTGCGGGAGGTCAAGCCGGGCGACAAGGTCACCCTGCTCGGCGCGAACGCGCTGTACGGGCCGCCCGCGGACACCGAATGGCAGCTGCTGATCGGCGACGAGACCGCGGTGCCCGCGCTCGGCGCGATCATCGAGTCACTGCCCGCCGGCACGCGAGCCCGCGTCTTCGCCTCCGTGCGCGGCGCCGGCGAGGAGCTCAAGTGGGACACCGAGGCCGAGGTGGACACGACCTGGCTGCCCGGCGGCGACCTGCTCGCGGCCGTGCGAGCCGCTACGGATTTGCCGGAAGGACGGTGCTACGCCTGGGTTTCCGGCGAGGCGAGCATGGTCCGCGACGTGCGCAGGCACCTCGTCGGCGACAGAGCGTTCCCGAAGAACACCATCACTTTCACCGGCTACTGGCGCCTCGGCAAGACCGAGGAACAAGCCAGTCGCGAGGCCATGGAGAACGGAACCACCGATGAAGACGATTAG
- a CDS encoding ABC transporter substrate-binding protein — MKTISPAVAALLALFTLSACSSGDKPAAAQCRDVQHELGSACVPASPQRVVVLDPSTTLPTLLDLGVPVAGAMGTFANKAYPSYLDAAKAGTQVGVSGAVDVEKIAALKPDLIIGWKTEIEPLQDKLKPLAPTVALPYAIYDGNWRPVVQKIGDVVGARAKIDEQLAALDRKQAEVKAAVAPTGEGPTVTRVDGYRGQTVTYQWDCSWFGDVLKGAGLRQPPAQKAACTNSDVRSVVAMIPAEGFAKLDADSILVYQQSVEATAVDPIAALAANPLWAGLGAVKAGKVRTVGDAWGVGAGIKAANLILDDIKQFFPPKP; from the coding sequence ATGAAGACGATTAGCCCCGCCGTCGCCGCGCTGCTCGCCCTGTTCACCTTGAGCGCGTGCTCTTCCGGCGACAAACCGGCCGCGGCCCAGTGCCGCGACGTCCAGCACGAGCTGGGCAGCGCGTGCGTTCCCGCGTCCCCGCAACGGGTCGTGGTGCTCGACCCGAGCACCACCTTGCCGACCCTGCTCGACCTCGGCGTCCCGGTGGCCGGCGCGATGGGCACGTTCGCGAACAAGGCGTATCCGTCCTATCTGGACGCCGCGAAGGCGGGCACCCAGGTCGGCGTGTCCGGCGCGGTCGACGTCGAGAAGATCGCAGCGCTGAAGCCCGACCTGATCATCGGCTGGAAGACCGAGATCGAACCGCTGCAGGACAAGCTCAAGCCGCTCGCGCCGACGGTCGCGCTGCCTTACGCCATCTACGACGGCAACTGGCGGCCCGTCGTCCAGAAGATCGGCGACGTCGTCGGCGCCCGCGCGAAGATCGACGAGCAGCTGGCCGCGCTGGACCGCAAGCAGGCCGAGGTCAAAGCCGCCGTCGCACCGACCGGCGAGGGCCCGACGGTGACCAGGGTCGACGGTTACCGCGGGCAAACCGTTACCTACCAATGGGATTGCTCGTGGTTCGGTGACGTCCTCAAGGGCGCGGGCCTGCGCCAGCCGCCCGCGCAGAAGGCGGCCTGCACCAACAGCGACGTCCGCAGCGTCGTCGCGATGATCCCGGCCGAGGGCTTCGCCAAGCTCGACGCCGACTCGATCCTCGTCTACCAGCAGTCCGTCGAAGCCACCGCCGTCGACCCGATCGCGGCCCTGGCGGCCAACCCGCTCTGGGCGGGACTCGGCGCCGTCAAGGCGGGCAAGGTCCGCACGGTCGGCGACGCCTGGGGCGTCGGCGCCGGCATCAAGGCCGCCAACTTGATCCTGGACGACATCAAGCAGTTCTTCCCACCCAAGCCCTGA
- a CDS encoding methyltransferase, with the protein MTGTRSDAGVVRVQEIMSAAWLASAVSVLADLGVPDHFGDTPLAVGELATAVGAEPGALLQFLRAGVAADLFTEEPGHRFALTDAGRVLRSDAPSSMREMCRVVGRPEFQLTWAHAAHTARTGEPAFAVPHGKPLFDYMFDNPAFAAEFHGAMAQSTSASTVDASFDFSTVGHVVDLGGGNGSMLAALLSKHPHLRGTLVDLPHAVAEAPAVLEAAGVADRVEIRAGSFFDGVPEGGDVYVLSRVIGNWNDADCVKILSNVRAALTPAARLLIVGHMPTAADRTHYLPALGLFMYVLLQSNARTVEDHDPLFAEAGLTAAGFHNVPDSESVLQARLP; encoded by the coding sequence ATGACGGGAACCAGGTCGGACGCGGGCGTGGTCCGGGTGCAGGAGATCATGTCGGCGGCCTGGCTGGCGAGCGCCGTCTCGGTGCTCGCCGACCTCGGCGTACCCGACCACTTCGGCGACACGCCGCTGGCGGTCGGCGAACTCGCCACGGCGGTCGGCGCCGAACCCGGTGCGCTGCTGCAGTTCCTGCGCGCGGGTGTGGCGGCGGACCTGTTCACCGAGGAGCCGGGCCACCGGTTCGCGCTGACCGACGCCGGCCGCGTCCTGCGCAGCGACGCGCCGAGCAGCATGCGCGAGATGTGCCGTGTGGTCGGCCGCCCGGAGTTCCAGCTCACCTGGGCGCACGCCGCGCACACCGCCCGCACCGGCGAGCCCGCCTTCGCGGTCCCGCACGGCAAGCCGCTCTTCGACTACATGTTCGACAACCCCGCCTTCGCCGCCGAGTTCCACGGCGCGATGGCCCAGTCGACCTCGGCGTCCACAGTGGACGCCTCGTTCGACTTCAGCACGGTCGGCCACGTGGTCGACCTGGGCGGCGGCAACGGTTCGATGCTGGCGGCGTTGCTGTCGAAGCATCCGCACCTGCGCGGCACCCTGGTCGACCTGCCCCACGCGGTCGCCGAAGCACCCGCCGTGCTCGAAGCCGCGGGCGTCGCGGACCGCGTCGAGATCCGCGCGGGCAGCTTCTTCGACGGCGTCCCCGAGGGCGGCGACGTCTACGTCCTGTCGCGCGTCATCGGCAACTGGAACGACGCGGACTGCGTCAAGATCCTGTCCAACGTCCGCGCGGCCCTCACCCCGGCGGCGCGCCTGCTGATCGTCGGCCACATGCCGACGGCCGCCGATCGCACCCACTACCTGCCCGCGCTCGGCCTGTTCATGTACGTGCTCCTGCAGTCCAACGCCCGCACCGTCGAGGACCACGACCCCCTCTTCGCCGAGGCAGGCCTCACCGCGGCCGGGTTCCACAACGTCCCCGACTCGGAGTCGGTGCTCCAGGCCCGCCTCCCCTGA